The following proteins are co-located in the Palaemon carinicauda isolate YSFRI2023 chromosome 30, ASM3689809v2, whole genome shotgun sequence genome:
- the LOC137623309 gene encoding bestrophin-4-like, whose amino-acid sequence MTVTYTHEVADCRGLGNFWRLLFRWRGSIYKLVWPDLLIYSLCYYSCSAVYRLLLNDYQKMIFEKITLYCNHYSDLIPVSFVLGFYVSIVIQRWWAQYETLPWPDSLSLFISTSIQGQDNRGRLMRRTIVRYVNLAFTITLTMITSRAKKRFPTLDHLVESGLMTSNEKKIFEGMVSKTNHPLHWLPLVWAGSVVARARKENRIKDDFAMKTIIDEINNFRGKCGGLLSYDWISIPLVYTQVVTLAVYSFFFSTIMGRQFLDPAKKFPNHDLDFYVPVFTFLQFFFYMGWLKVAESLVNPFGEDDDDFEVNYLIDRNLQISYMIVDEMHEEHPELIQDIYWDEVFPVELPYTVASEHFRRDPPMGSTANMEVPEAEQEFLPVVDEEPEDEDEEKGTTNVFKKIGSLLSIGSSHNSGRKNSFISFFQGRMFRNDTRSPEGSMLSVRRSRARGLNRSASRASAGSDTFHMSEESLHTVGGLRSRPISIIREGKHSPIMNMREGRISPSPHLRDIKHSPNLTPSDTKNSPNTIFRRQPSMQDDDGPILIKIKRRDTEGKPVDRKIGVMERDLFIVEDEEEPKRETKELKPKDQNPKDQTLHPSETIKPSSSPERYPPLYKTQVSAASGWSDASRDNMSELVSSPSQCSIRTNIFEAGSRMNVGEEEEDEAAKPLMSPKYEGNEERNTII is encoded by the exons ATGACTGTCACGTACACACACGAGGTGGCCGATTGCAGAGGCTTGGGAAATTTCTGGAGGTTGCTGTTCAg ATGGAGGGGCAGTATATACAAACTAGTATGGCCGGATCTCTTAATTTACTCTTTATGTTACTACTCGTGTTCTGCTGTGTATCGTCTGTTGCTCAATGACTATCAAAAAAT GATTTTCGAGAAGATCACCTTGTACTGCAACCACTACAGCGACCTCATCCCAGTCTCATTCGTTCTCGGCTTCTACGTCAGCATCGTCATCCAGAGATGGTGGGCCCAGTACGAGACATTGCCTTGGCCAGACTCGTTATCTCTATTCATTTCGACCTCTATCCAAGGACAG GACAATAGAGGGCGTTTGATGCGTCGTACCATAGTGAGATACGTCAACTTGGCGTTTACTATAACGCTGACGATGATAACATCCAGAGCGAAAAAGAGGTTCCCAACGCTGGATCACCTTGTCGAATCGG GTTTGATGACGTCAAACGAGAAGAAAATCTTCGAAGGGATGGTTTCTAAGACGAACCACCCACTGCACTGGCTCCCTCTGGTGTGGGCCGGAAGCGTCGTCGCCCGAGCCAGGAAGGAGAACCGAATCAAGGATGACTTCGCCATGAAGACCATCATCGATGAGATCAACAACTTCCGAGGAAAATGCGGAGGATTGCTCAGTTATGATTGGATCAGCATACCACTCGTGTACACTCAG GTAGTTACTCTGGCCGTCTATTCCTTCTTCTTCTCAACCATCATGGGACGTCAGTTCCTCGATCCAGCCAAGAAGTTCCCGAACCACGACCTCGACTTCTACGTCCCGGTATTCACCTTTCTCCAGTTTTTCTTCTACATGGGATGGTTGAAGGTGGCCGAGTCGCTCGTTAATCCATTCGGGGAAGACGATGATGATTTTGAAGTTAATTATCTCATCGACAGAAACTTACAG ATCTCCTACATGATCGTAGACGAAATGCACGAGGAGCATCCAGAGCTTATCCAAGACATCTACTGGGATGAAGTGTTCCCTGTGGAGTTGCCTTACACAGTGGCTTCGGAGCATTTCCGACGTGACCCGCCCATGGGCAGCACGGCTAACATGGAAGTGCCCGAGGCTGAACAAGAGTTTTTACCTGTTGTGGACGAAGAGCCTGAAGATGAA GACGAAGAAAAGGGCACCACAAACGTTTTCAAGAAAATTGGTTCCCTTTTATCCATCGGGTCTTCGCATAATTCTGGAAGGAAAAATTCCTTCATATCCTTCTTCCAGGGAAGGATGTTCAGGAATGACACACGGTCTCCCGAAG GTAGCATGCTGTCCGTACGAAGGTCGCGAGCCAGAGGTCTCAACCGCTCGGCTTCCAGGGCTTCTGCT GGAAGTGACACGTTCCACATGTCCGAAGAATCCTTGCACACAGTGGGAGGTCTACGTTCACGGCCGATATCGATTATCAGGGAAGGCAAACACAGCCCCATCATGAACATGAGAGAAGGCAGGATCAGTCCAAGCCCCCACTTGAGAGACATCAAACACAGCCCTAATCTGACCCCGAGTGACACCAAGAACAGCCCCAACACAATCTTCCGAAGGCAGCCGTCGATGCAAGATGACGATGGGCCAATCCTCATCAAAATTAAACGACGGGATACTGAAG gtAAACCAGTGGATCGCAAAATAGGGGTCATGGAAAGAGATCTATTCATCGTGGAGGACGAAGAGGAGCCCAAGAGGGAGACCAAGGAACTCAAACCCAAAGACCAAAACCCAAAAGATCAAACTCTGCATCCATCAGAGACGATAAAACCGTCCTCATCGCCTGAGAGATATCCGCCCTTATATAAAACGCAG